Sequence from the Gemmatimonas sp. genome:
GAGAAGCGTCTCCTGTCGGATCAGGTCGATGCCAAGATCACGGCCGACTCGCTGCGACTCGATGGACTCCCGCTTTCTATCGACGGCGTGCAACGGTTGCGAGGGCGGGTGTCAGGGCAGCTCGCGCTGAGCGGCAACATGGACCGACCGGTCGCGCGCGGCGCCATGACGGCCGATGGCGTTGGTGCATTCTTCCGTGATCTCAACATCGAGCCTACCGACGGCCGCGTCGTGCTGCGCGCCGCCGAAGACTCGCTCATTCTTGAAACGCTGCGTATCCGCAGCGGCGGCGCGCTCGATACCATCGGTGCGTCGGGCACGTTGCGCTTTCACGCCGGCGAACCGTCGACCGTGGCGCTCAAGGTCTCGGCCAACAACGCCGTGCTCTCCCGGCAGCGTGATGGAACGGATCTCGACCTCAGTGGCAACCTGACGTTGGTCGGACCGCTCAAACGGCCGACGCTCAGTGGCGCCATCTTCGTGCCGCGCGCAAATCTCGTGTTCGATCCCCTAGGCGCCCGCAACGCGCTCGATCTCTCCTCCGAAGCTGCCCGTGAATTGCTCGGCGCCGAGGAAGTACCCGTCGCCGAAACGGCAGCGCAGTCGCTCGCCGCGCTCGGCTCCTTCCTGAATGTCGAGAACGCCCGCGTTGATCTTGGCAACGAAGTGTGGGTGCAGACGCCGGAGTCGCGGGTGAAAGTCTCCGGTGGTCTGTCGATCGCCATGAGTGGTGATCGCCTCGCGCTTGAAGGCGAGCTCAATGCGAACCGTGGCCAGTACCGCCTTGATCTCGGTGTGGTGAGTCGCAGTTTCACGGTGGACTCGGGACGTGTTCGCTTTTTCGGTAGCAGTGCGATCGCACCGACGCTCGACATCAGCGCGACGAATACCGTCCGTGTCTCTGGAGGCAGTGCGATCCCGGTGCGTGTCCACATTGGTGGCACGTATGACGTACCGGTGCTCACGCTCTCCAGCTCCGATCCGCTCTACGCCAGCGCGCCGGAATCGGAAATCATCTCGTTGCTGATCTTCGGGGCGCCGACGTTCGCGCTCGATGGTGCGGGGCAGAGCACCGTGCGTGCGGTGACCGGCGTGTTGCTGCCGTCGGTCGGCGGCGCCGTCGAAGGCGCGCTGCAACGATTCTTCCCTGGCATCAACACGATCCAGGTGACCACCGCTGGCGGTCAGTCGCAGCAGGATCTTTCGGCGCTGTCGCTATTCGACAATCTCAGCATCAGCGCCGGCAAGCAGATCGGTGAGCGCACGTTCCTGCGCGCAAACACGGGGGTCTGCCGTGGCGGGGCTGCCTCTACACGTTCCTCGCTCTGGATTGGGCTCTCGGCCGAGTATCGCATCACTCGCAATCTCTCCGGGCAGGTAGGTATGGATCCTGGCTCCGCCCCCTGCACCCAGCTCGGAACGAACGGCTTCCCCCGCCTGCAGTTCGGCTTCGACCTATTCCGGGAATGGATCTTCTAGGTCTCGCATTTTACGGTAGAGCTCGCATTGTGGGATATCTGTGTGGTAGCTCCGCCGCGCCGAGCACCGGCGGTGCTCGTACTGAGGGGTGATTGGAAAACGGAAAGCGTTGTGCGGCAATAGATTGCAATAGTATAGCTCGCCAAATGTGGTGAGTGACGCAGGACACAATTGTGGCATCATGGTTGCCTATTCATGAGGATGTCCAACTTCGAGTCCTCTTTCGCAAGGCCCAATGACTATCCGACGTCGTACCGCTCCGCTGATGGCCACATTCCTGTTTGCTGCGTCGCTGGCTGTGCCGGCATCGCTCGCCGCGCAGGCTCCGGTGCTCGGCACCGTTGATTTCAATGGCGACCTGTCGAGTAACGGCACCGTCGGCGGCTACGCCGTGTCGCCGTACCGGGGCGCGCTCACGGGATTCAATGCGCAGTTCGGCGTGGGCGGGGTGACGCCGCTCGACAACGCAATCATCTGGTGTGTCGACTTCCGTAACTGGGCGAACTCCAGCGCCGACAGCTACTTCTCGACGGCCTTCACGACCAACAGCGGCGGCATCGTCGGGAACGGCGATTTCTCGAAGACCCGTCGGAACAGTCAAGCCGACTACATGAAGGCCGCCTGGCTCATCGAGCACTACGATGCGACGGCGGCGATTTCCGGTGCAGGGCTCTTCAACGCCGAGAACATCCAGGGCACCATCTGGAACATGTTCGGCGGCACGTTCGACGGCACCGGCGATTTCTACACGCTCACGCTTCCAACGACCATCACGCTGACGCGGAACTGGTTCGTGCTCTCGGATGACAACGTGGACGGCGAGGCGTCGAGCCAGGAATACCTCACCTACACGACGGCGTCGCCGTCCACGACCTCCGTGGTTCCGGAGCCTTCAACCTACGCGCTCATGGGCGCCGGCTTGCTGGCCTTGGGTGTCGCTTCGCGCCGTCGCAAGCGCAGCTGAAGAGAGCTGCCCGCAGTATGCGCTGGCCGTCCCACGAGGCCACGTCACGATAGACATTGCGCATCCCCCGTCTGGTCATCGCACCGACGGGGGATTGTCGCGTTGGAGACGGCGCCAGGCCCGTCCGATGACCGCACTCGCACCGCCGGCCAGTGCGCCGAGCGTTGCCGCGAAGGTGATGATGGGTTCGCGCGTACCGTCGTCACCGAGCAGAACGGCCAACAATTCGCGGCGCAGCTTCAACACCACCGGCGACGCCACCTTGATACTGTTGAAGTTGCGGTCGTAACGCGCGCCGACACCTTCGATCAGCGCCGCCGTGCGTGCGAAGTACACCAGTTCGCCGGGCAGCACGATCGGCCAGTTGAACAGTTCGCGCATGACGCGATCGGCGATGGCGCGGGCGCGATCTTCCATCGCGCCGTCCTGATAGGCGATGTCGAGGAGTACGCGAACCAACTCGCGCATCGTTTCGCGCTCGGTGCCCGGCGCGACCATCCCGAGGGCGAAGAAGCCGTCGGTGGTGGCGTCGGGATCGCGGCGAATGGCAGCGATGATCGTGTCGAACAGCGCCTTGCGCACCGGCACACCCACGTCGATGACCATGCCGAAGTCGAGCAGCACGATGCGCCCCTGCGCGTCGACCAGCAGGTTGCCGGGATGCGGATCGGCATGAAAGACGCCGTCGCGCAGCATCATCCGCGCGTAGCTCTCGATGAGCGTCTCGACGAGGGCTTTCGGTGTCACGAGCCCGCGCGCGATCTGCGCGTCGAGCGCATCGATGCGTGTGCCCTCCATGAACTCGAGCACCAGCACGTCGCGTCTGGTGAGCGCCGTCTCCACCCGGGGAATACGGAGCCGTGGCTCATCCGAAAAGCGCTCGCGCATGCGCATGCATTGCATCGCTTCGCGTTCGAAGTCCATCTCTTCGCGCACGTGCAGGTCGAACTCGTCGAGCACCACGCGAAAGCCGAGCACATGGTGGTGTGGGAAACGTGCGTAGACGGCGTTCACGATTGCCCGCGCCAAGCGGACGTCGCGCACCACGACCGCTTCCACATTCGGGCGGAGCACCTTCACCACGACATCGCGTCCTTGAAAGCGCGCGCGGTGCACCTGTCCCAGCGAACCGGCCGCCAGCGGTTCCGGGTCGAGATGGTCGACGATGCTGTCCGGATCGGCATGCCATGCGTGCTGCAGCGCCGCACGGATCTGCGTCCACGGTACCGGCGGCACGCGGTCGGTCAATGTGCCGAGAGCGGCGAGATACGGCTCCGGCACGAGGTCGGCTCGAGTCGCAAAAATCTGCGCGAGTTTGACGAACGCCGGACCGAGCACCGCGATCTCATGTACCATGCGGCGGGCGCGGCGTTCGTGAAACGCCGGCGTGCGCGTCATCGGCTCTCCCCCGCGAATCCAGCGGCGACGGTCGCGTAGAAACGACACGACGAGCGGCACCAATCGCCAGAGAATGACGATCAGCCGCGGCAGGTCACGCCACGGCATCAGTCATCGCATCGAGGATGAGTTGGTCGGCATCGAGCCCAGTCAGACGCGACGTCGTCGTCCATAGCTGTTCAGCGCGGGCGTCGTCACGAGCGGTGCGTGACGGGCTCACGCGGCGGCGCCTCACCCAGTACTCGCCCGACCTCTCGATCGCCTCGGGCGCCGAGGACAGCCACACCAGCGTGTCGGCCCCTTGAGTCGGCGTCACGGATACCACATCCATGACGCGCCGGAGCAGGCGCCCCATTCGCCCGTTGTTCGTGGCAAACCGCGTACTGACCACGCCGGGATGCAGCGCGTGCGTCACCACGCGCGATGGATCGAGACGACGCGCGAGGGCGCGCGTGAACCAAATGTTGTAGAGCTTCGAGTTGGCGTATTGCTTCCACCCGCCGAAGTGGCGCTCCAACTGCAGATCATCGAGAACCGGACTCGCATTCTCGTGCGCGCGGCTGGATACGCTTAGCACGCGCGCCGGCGCACCCGGTCGCGCTGCCGCGACCAAAGGCGCCAGCAGGCGCAGCGTCAGCGTGAAATAGCTCAGATGATTCAGCGCGAACGTGCGCTCGAAGCCGTCTGGCGTGACCTCGCGATCGAGAAACATCGCGCCGGCGTTGTTGGCCAGGACGTCGATGCGGGGCAGGCTCGCCAGCAAGCGGTCGGCCAGATCGTGAACCGCCTCCTGCCGCGACAGGTCGGCGATCTCCCATGTGACCGCTCGGCGGCCAGACGGATGGCCGACCTCGCTCATGATCGCCTGCGCCGCCGCCGCGGTCTTCGCTTCGTTGCGCCCGATCATGACCACCGTGGCGCCACCAGCGACATACCGGCGCACCGCGGCTTTGCCGATGCCATCACTGGCGCCGGTCACGAGCACGGTCTTGCCTGCGAAGGCGCTTGAAGTCGGCGGGTTCGTCATGAGTAGCTGGAGGGTAATGCCGCGCGCGTGCGCGTCGTACCCGTTCAACGATGCAAGAACGTCGTCGGTTCGCACGAACTGGCGAATCGACGACGTGGGATCCCGCGAGAACCGGTGCCTTGGAGGACCGTCGCTCGATCAGTTCGCGATCGCCGCGATGGCGATGGGACCGAGCGTGCCTGCCGTCGCCGTCGCGGTTTGCTGGCCGGCCTGCGGGCCAAGCGTCCACCGCACTGTGACTTCACCGAGCGCGTTGGTCACCGCCGACTGGGGGGAGATGCTGCCACCACCACTCGTGATCGCCAAGCCGACGGTCTGTCCGGGAATCGGAACGTTGAATCCCCCCGTGACCCGCAGCACGATCTGGACGGTCAGCGCCGCACTTGCCTTCCCGGTCTGGTTATTGCCCTGAGCGATCACGAGATCACTCGGCAAGATCCCGTTGGCGCTCAGCGTCACCGGGTCCAGGCCGGGAGCGGTACCGGTCATGGTCTGAACCTGCGCGCCGGGGCCGAGCGTCCAGCGTGCCTTCACTTCACCGTTGGCGTCACTGACCACCGTGCCCGGATCGACCGAGCCGCCGCCCGCGAGCACGTTGAAGCTCACGGGGATCTTGGCGATGGGGGCGCCATCGGTACCGATCACCCGGAGCACCACGGGTGTGGGAAGCAGGGTCCCCGCAGCAGCCGTCTGCAGGTGTCCCTGCACGATCGTCAGCTGCGCCGCCGCCGGTGCCTCCACGGTCTTGGTGCAACCGGGGAACGCCAGAAGCGTCGGGACGGCCGTAAGCAGCGCGGCAAGCAGATGTGTGGGTCGGGCGGAACGCATGGTCTCGTCGGTCGGGGTACTCCTCTCCGGCTACCAGTATCGGCCGGTCGTCCCGCCGAGTTGAGCATGACTTTTCCGAAGGCGCAATCGAGCGCCGGATCCCTCCGTCACCTACATTGGTGATCCCATGACCGTAACTCCTTTGCACGCTCCGCGACCGCTTCGGTCGACCGACTCCGAGTCGCCGGACGGGGTCCGCTGGCCCACCGGACTGGGTCCAGATATTCCGCCGGCGCGTAATCCCGGCACGGCCCTCGACCTTGCGCTGGTGCGGGCGACCAAGGTCAATCGCAGCGCCGTCGAACGCCGCGTCGCCTCCCTAGGTGGGCGACGCACGGTGAAGAAGGAGTGGCAGGCCGCCTGGCTGTTGCGCGCCATCACCTGCATGGATCTTACCACGCTCGCTGGTGACGACACGCCCGGCAACGTGCAGCGACTTTGCGCCAAGGCGCGCCATCCGTTGCGTCGCGATCTCGTCGACGCGCTCGGCGTGCGCGACCTTGGGCTCACCGTCGGCGCGGTGTGCGTGTACCACCAGTACGTCGCGACCGCCGTCGAGGCCCTGAAGGGTTCGGGCGTCCCCGTGGCCGCCGTCTCCACGGGCTTCCCCGCCGGCCTCTCTCCGTTCGAACAGCGTCTTGCCGAGATCCACGCCTCGGTGGCCGCTGGCGCTACGGAAATCGATATCGTCATCACGCGGGCCCACGTGCTTACCGGCAACTGGCACGCGCTGTACGACGAAGTGCGTGCCTTTCG
This genomic interval carries:
- a CDS encoding PEP-CTERM sorting domain-containing protein (PEP-CTERM proteins occur, often in large numbers, in the proteomes of bacteria that also encode an exosortase, a predicted intramembrane cysteine proteinase. The presence of a PEP-CTERM domain at a protein's C-terminus predicts cleavage within the sorting domain, followed by covalent anchoring to some some component of the (usually Gram-negative) cell surface. Many PEP-CTERM proteins exhibit an unusual sequence composition that includes large numbers of potential glycosylation sites. Expression of one such protein has been shown restore the ability of a bacterium to form floc, a type of biofilm.) yields the protein MTIRRRTAPLMATFLFAASLAVPASLAAQAPVLGTVDFNGDLSSNGTVGGYAVSPYRGALTGFNAQFGVGGVTPLDNAIIWCVDFRNWANSSADSYFSTAFTTNSGGIVGNGDFSKTRRNSQADYMKAAWLIEHYDATAAISGAGLFNAENIQGTIWNMFGGTFDGTGDFYTLTLPTTITLTRNWFVLSDDNVDGEASSQEYLTYTTASPSTTSVVPEPSTYALMGAGLLALGVASRRRKRS
- a CDS encoding AarF/UbiB family protein; protein product: MPWRDLPRLIVILWRLVPLVVSFLRDRRRWIRGGEPMTRTPAFHERRARRMVHEIAVLGPAFVKLAQIFATRADLVPEPYLAALGTLTDRVPPVPWTQIRAALQHAWHADPDSIVDHLDPEPLAAGSLGQVHRARFQGRDVVVKVLRPNVEAVVVRDVRLARAIVNAVYARFPHHHVLGFRVVLDEFDLHVREEMDFEREAMQCMRMRERFSDEPRLRIPRVETALTRRDVLVLEFMEGTRIDALDAQIARGLVTPKALVETLIESYARMMLRDGVFHADPHPGNLLVDAQGRIVLLDFGMVIDVGVPVRKALFDTIIAAIRRDPDATTDGFFALGMVAPGTERETMRELVRVLLDIAYQDGAMEDRARAIADRVMRELFNWPIVLPGELVYFARTAALIEGVGARYDRNFNSIKVASPVVLKLRRELLAVLLGDDGTREPIITFAATLGALAGGASAVIGRAWRRLQRDNPPSVR
- a CDS encoding SDR family NAD(P)-dependent oxidoreductase, whose amino-acid sequence is MRTDDVLASLNGYDAHARGITLQLLMTNPPTSSAFAGKTVLVTGASDGIGKAAVRRYVAGGATVVMIGRNEAKTAAAAQAIMSEVGHPSGRRAVTWEIADLSRQEAVHDLADRLLASLPRIDVLANNAGAMFLDREVTPDGFERTFALNHLSYFTLTLRLLAPLVAAARPGAPARVLSVSSRAHENASPVLDDLQLERHFGGWKQYANSKLYNIWFTRALARRLDPSRVVTHALHPGVVSTRFATNNGRMGRLLRRVMDVVSVTPTQGADTLVWLSSAPEAIERSGEYWVRRRRVSPSRTARDDARAEQLWTTTSRLTGLDADQLILDAMTDAVA
- the deoC gene encoding deoxyribose-phosphate aldolase, which produces MPPARNPGTALDLALVRATKVNRSAVERRVASLGGRRTVKKEWQAAWLLRAITCMDLTTLAGDDTPGNVQRLCAKARHPLRRDLVDALGVRDLGLTVGAVCVYHQYVATAVEALKGSGVPVAAVSTGFPAGLSPFEQRLAEIHASVAAGATEIDIVITRAHVLTGNWHALYDEVRAFRDACGEAHLKTILGVGELATLTNVARASQVAMMAGSDFIKTSTGKESSNATLPVGLVMTRMIRDFGSRTGFEVGFKPAGGIRTAKQALDWLILMKEELGDRWLRPHLFRFGASGLLTDVERQLEHFVTGRYAAAYRQPMV